From the Paramormyrops kingsleyae isolate MSU_618 chromosome 7, PKINGS_0.4, whole genome shotgun sequence genome, one window contains:
- the LOC111859014 gene encoding uncharacterized protein isoform X4 — translation MKRNHQAMLAIGLNSTTPAFMRGGRSRRITAEGPGNDKRSDSEEEWTPHLLRRLPSNTERRGMSESLHCEQHTVNMTGYRRGCNLRNTPKILYTEGEELRDDDYLYCEDCMSFFTEQCEVHGPPVFISDSSAVMGVPGRALLTLPPGLEVRSSSIPGAGQGVFNQGQTVPRGVHYGPYEGEVTDREQAIDSGYSWVVYKGKQCETYIDARRESHSNWMRYVNCARDDEEQNLVAFQHKGNILYRCCKPIAPRQELLVWYGEDYAKDLGITFDYLWSKKCSSEARRVVESSQGFPCSQCPFSFTAEIFLQRHVKRSHPEEYVRQLRAGSVNASQHFSTSAGRSTAQPSTNTLDTLEGAGSDTPTARQESKTEKTLNIKSSRKIYQRIHTGERPYQCTQCGKSFSWLGSLKRHQRTHTGERPYQCTQCGKSFSQLGDLKKHQRTHTGERPYQCTQCGKSFSQLGDLKKHQRTHTGERPYQCTQCGKSFSRLGSLKTHQRTHTGERPYQCTQCGKSFSRLGYLKTHQRTHTGERPYQCTQCGKSFSQLENLKKHQMTHTGERPYQCTQCGKSFSQLGSLKRHQRTHTGERPYQCTQCEKSFSQLGDLKKHQRTHTGERPYQCTQCGKSFSQLGSLKRHQRTHTGERPYQCTQCGKSFSRLGYLKTHQRTRGLIEFIVHHHSQSNKGLNNKSMISIANPREMQKHGKRPECQVWGLFPGQSPQSGHPAA, via the exons ATGAAGAGGAACCACCAGGCTATGTTGGCCATTG GGCTAAACTCCACTACACCAGCATTCATGAGAGGAGGCCGATCCAGGAGGATAACGGCAGAGGGGCCAGGCAATGATAAACGCAGTGATTCAGAGGAGGAGTGGACTCCCCACCTTCTGAGAAGGCTTCCGAGCAACACAGAAAGACGAG GTATGTCAGAGAGCCTGCATTGTGAGCAGCATACTGTGAACATGACTGGCTACAGACGTGGTTGTAATCTGCGCAACACACCGAAGATACTCTACACAGAGGGAGAGGAGCTCAGAGATGATGATTACCTCT ATTGTGAGGATTGTATGTCCTTCTTTACTGAGCAGTGTGAGGTCCATGGTCCTCCTGTCTTCATCTCTGACTCTTCTGCAGTCATGGGGGTCCCCGGCAGGGCCCTCCTTACCCTACCCCCTGGTTTAGAGGTTCGGTCATCCAGCATCCCTGGGGCAGGCCAAGGGGTGTTTAACCAGGGGCAGACTGTACCCAGAGGAGTGCATTACGGTCCCTATGAAGGAGAAGTCACGGACAGAGAGCAGGCCATTGACAGCGGCTACTCCTGGGTG GTTTACAAGGGCAAACAGTGTGAGACATACATTGATGCCAGGAGAGAATCACACTCCAACTGGATGAG GTATGTGAACTGTGCCCGTGATGATGAGGAGCAGAACCTGGTAGCCTTCCAGCACAAAGGGAACATCTTGTATCGCTGCTGCAAGCCCATTGCCCCCAGGCAGGAGCTCCTGGTATGGTATGGGGAAGATTATGCCAAGGATCTGGGCATCACCTTTGATTACTTGTGGAGTAAGAAGTGCTCTTCAGAAG caaggagagtggtggAATCCTCCCAAGGATTCCCATGTTCTCAGTGTCCCTTCTCCTTCACAGCGGAGATTTTCCTGCAGAGACACGTCAAAAGATCTCACCCTGAGGAGTATGTCAGACAACTGAGGGCTGGATCTGTAAATGCATCCCAGCATTTCTCAACTTCTGCTGGCCGCAGTACTGCTCAGCCCAGTACCAACACACTCGATACCCTGGAAGGAGCAGGTTCAGACACTCCTACAGCACGACAGGAATCCAAGACCGAAAAGACACTCAATATAAAGAGCAGTCGTAAAATataccagcggattcacacaggggagaggccctaccagtgcactcaatgtgggaagagcttcagttgGTTAGGATCCCTAAAGAGACACCAGAGgactcacacaggggagaggccctaccagtgcactcaatgtgggaagagcttcagtcagtTAGGAGACCtaaagaaacaccagaggactcacacaggggagaggccctaccagtgcactcaatgtgggaagagcttcagtcagtTAGGAGACCtaaagaaacaccagaggactcacacaggggagaggccctaccagtgcactcaatgtgggaagagcttcagtcggTTAGGATCCCTAAAGACACACCAGAGgactcacacaggggagaggccctaccagtgcactcaatgtgggaagagcttcagtcggTTAGGATACCTAAAGACACACCAGAGgactcacacaggggagaggccctaccagtgcactcaatgtgggaagagcttcagtcagttagaaaacctaaagaaacaccagatgactcacacaggggagaggccctaccagtgcactcaatgtgggaagagcttcagtcagtTAGGATCCCTAAAGAGACACCAGAGgactcacacaggggagaggccctaccagtgcactcaatgtgagaagagcttcagtcagTTAGGAGACCtaaagaaacaccagaggactcacacaggggagaggccctaccagtgcactcaatgtgggaagagcttcagtcagtTAGGATCCCTAAAGAGACACCAGAGgactcacacaggggagaggccctaccagtgcactcaatgtgggaagagcttcagtcggTTAGGATACCTAAAGACACACCAGAGGACCAGAGGACTCATTGAGTTCATAGTTCATCATCACAGTCAGTCAAATAA AGGCCTAAACAACAAAAGCATGATCAGCATCGCAAACCCCCGGGAGATGCAAAAACATGGGAAAAGGCCTGAGTGCCAGGTATGGGGGCTCTTTCCTGGACAGAGTCCACAAAGTGGGCACCCTGCAGCATAA